The following are encoded together in the Drosophila biarmipes strain raj3 chromosome 3L, RU_DBia_V1.1, whole genome shotgun sequence genome:
- the LOC108035925 gene encoding heparan sulfate 2-O-sulfotransferase pipe isoform X3, whose amino-acid sequence MSLNAERSYKMKLRDVENAFKYRRIPYPKRSVELIALLAISCTFFLFMHTNKLNSRLKEMEVKLQPSEFSALGLTGNHISGHDAGKHDDINTLHGTYQYLKSTGQLWRLNPKFLNNTKFHTGDVIYYNRVPKTGSETLIELMIQLGERNQFQNERAPFSKPVGIYWSTERQHQEAMRIMELQEDFAFVYAEHMNYMNLRPFHLPQPIYINMVRDPVERVISWFYYKRTPWNSVKMFKVNGQFQNRSHYLKNFEDCVLTRDPECRYDYGLMFKDDPSDHKRQSLFFCGHSPICEPFNTPAAIARAKQNVERDYSVVGSWEDVNVTLTVLEKYIPRYFKGSMELYYEPINGLAFKRQNINHWKPQISERIKRIMRANFTQEYDFYYFCKQRLYRQYFAINRHLHF is encoded by the exons TTCCGTGGAGCTGATCGCCCTGCTGGCTATTTCGTGCACCTTCTTCCTGTTCATGCACACGAACAAATTGAACAGTCGCCTCAAGGAGATGGAGGTGAAGCTGCAGCCGTCGGAGTTCTCGGCCCTGGGTCTAACGGGCAACCACATCAGCGGACACGATGCGGGCA AGCACGACGACATCAACACTCTGCATGGCACCTATCAATACCTGAAAAGCACCGGCCAG CTGTGGCGATTGAACCCAAAATTTCTCAACAACACCAAGTTCCACACTGGCGATGTAATTTACTACAATAGGGTTCCCAAGACGGGCAGTGAAACCCTGATCGAGCTTATGATACAACTAGGTGAAAGGAACCAATTCCAAAACGAACGGGCTCCGTTTTCGAAGCCCGTTGGAATATACTGGAGCACAGAGCGCCAGCATCAAGAGGCCATGCGCATCATGGAACTACAGGAGGACTTTGCCTTTGTCTATGCGGAACACATGAACTACATGAATCTCCGACCGTTTCACTTACCCCAACCCATCTACATTAACATG GTTCGCGACCCCGTTGAAAGAGTGATCAGCTGGTTCTACTACAAACGCACACCCTGGAACTCTGTAAAAATGTTCAAGGTCAACGGCCAATTTCAGAATCGTTCCCATTACTTGAAGAACTTTGAGGACTGCGTCCTAACGCGCGATCCAGAATGCCGGTATGATTACGGCCTTATGTTCAAAGATGACCCCTCCGATCACAAGCGGCAAAGCCTCTTCTTCTGTGGACACTCACCCATCTGCGA ACCATTCAATACCCCGGCAGCTATAGCAAGGGCCAAACAGAATGTAGAACGAGATTACTCGGTGGTTGGTTCCTGGGAGGATGTGAATGTGACTTTGACAGTCCTCGAAAAATATATACCTCGATACTTTAAGGGCAGCATGGAGCTCTATTATG AGCCCATCAATGGCCTGGCGTTTAAAAGGCAGAATATTAACCACTGGAAGCCGCAGATAAGCGAACGCATCAAGCGAATTATGCGAGCCAACTTCACCCAGGAATAtgacttttattatttctgcaaGCAGCGCTTGTATCGACAGTACTTTGCAATAAATAGACACCTGCATTTCTGA
- the LOC108035925 gene encoding heparan sulfate 2-O-sulfotransferase pipe isoform X4, which yields MSLNAERSYKMKLRDVENAFKYRRIPYPKRSVELIALLAISCTFFLFMHTNKLNSRLKEMEVKLQPSEFSALGLTGNHISGHDAGKHDDINTLHGTYQYLKSTGQLGRVTPMKLNNTRYAGSDLVVFNRPTRVDSEQMLPLFRQLAAMNDINVVLNGPVRTMNRTRTEKEQLTESEWANELESGSIYMAHSNWLDFASYGYKKPIYISLVKDPIDRMITDFYKRRSWVKRAIYRRMYPGRREKPDEWYQQSFNDCVRSVNPECLFVQYSVRDYIQDFKRQSLYFCGNEADCLPFNSPHAIQVAKRRVEKEYSVVGTLEERNITLTVLEKYIPRFFNHARFLYKLHSKAIRNRNRNNRKPLIDPDVREMVRRNFTNEYEFYYFCKQRLYKQYLALQLENNLH from the exons TTCCGTGGAGCTGATCGCCCTGCTGGCTATTTCGTGCACCTTCTTCCTGTTCATGCACACGAACAAATTGAACAGTCGCCTCAAGGAGATGGAGGTGAAGCTGCAGCCGTCGGAGTTCTCGGCCCTGGGTCTAACGGGCAACCACATCAGCGGACACGATGCGGGCA AGCACGACGACATCAACACTCTGCATGGCACCTATCAATACCTGAAAAGCACCGGCCAG CTCGGCCGGGTGACCCCAATGAAACTGAACAACACCCGATATGCAGGCTCTGATCTTGTGGTCTTCAATCGACCTACCCGAGTGGACAGCGAGCAAATGTTGCCACTTTTCAGGCAGCTCGCCGCGATGAATGACATCAATGTGGTGCTCAACGGACCTGTTAGGACCATGAATAGAACTCGCACTGAAAAGGAGCAGCTAACCGAGTCGGAATGGGCTAATGAACTGGAGAGCGGATCGATCTACATGGCCCACTCCAATTGGCTGGACTTTGCCAGCTATGGGTACAAGAAACCAATATATATTTCCCTTGTGAAGGATCCCATCGACCGGATGATAACAGACTTCTACAAGAGACGCTCTTGGGTTAAGAGGGCAATATACAGGAGGATGTACCCAGGACGTCGAGAGAAGCCCGATGAGTGGTACCAACAGAGTTTCAATGACTGTGTGAGGAGTGTCAATCCAGAATGCCTCTTCGTCCAATACTCAGTAAGGGATTACATTCAGGACTTCAAAAGACAATCCCTATACTTTTGCGGCAATGAAGCCGATTGCTT GCCCTTCAATTCCCCGCATGCTATACAGGTAGCAAAACGAAGAGTGGAGAAAGAATATTCTGTGGTGGGCACTTTAGAAGAAAGAAACATAACCCTAACCGTGTTGGAGAAATATATTCCCAGGTTCTTCAATCACGCTCGTTTTCTATATAAAT TGCACAGCAAAGCTATTCGAAATCGGAATCGCAATAATCGCAAGCCCCTCATAGATCCTGATGTTAGAGAGATGGTAAGGCGGAACTTTACCAACGAATATGAGTTCTACTACTTCTGCAAGCAGCGTTTGTATAAGCAATATTTGGCCCTGCAACTCGAGAACAATCTTCATTAA
- the LOC108035925 gene encoding heparan sulfate 2-O-sulfotransferase pipe isoform X9, translated as MSLNAERSYKMKLRDVENAFKYRRIPYPKRSVELIALLAISCTFFLFMHTNKLNSRLKEMEVKLQPSEFSALGLTGNHISGHDAGKHDDINTLHGTYQYLKSTGQILQLSPAQLNNTPKAEIDVLFFNRVPKTGSMQLIELMRQLGKVHDYEVEKDPQRGGVIAILEPAEESDMIDNIVNLEDGSVFASHVNFLNFTKHEQPRPIYINMVRDPVERVISWYYYIRAPWVFVPGRRRNNREMPNPQWVNTEYDQCVLSGEKVCTYIENSLLEHVGDHRRQTLFFCGHNEFQCT; from the exons TTCCGTGGAGCTGATCGCCCTGCTGGCTATTTCGTGCACCTTCTTCCTGTTCATGCACACGAACAAATTGAACAGTCGCCTCAAGGAGATGGAGGTGAAGCTGCAGCCGTCGGAGTTCTCGGCCCTGGGTCTAACGGGCAACCACATCAGCGGACACGATGCGGGCA AGCACGACGACATCAACACTCTGCATGGCACCTATCAATACCTGAAAAGCACCGGCCAG ATCCTCCAGCTAAGTCCCGCCCAGTTGAACAATACCCCCAAGGCGGAGATCGATGTGCTGTTTTTCAATCGGGTTCCGAAGACAGGAAGTATGCAGCTGATTGAGCTTATGAGGCAGCTGGGTAAAGTCCATGACTACGAGGTGGAAAAGGATCCCCAAAGAGGAGGGGTGATTGCCATTCTGGAACCCGCTGAGGAAAGCGACATGATCGACAACATTGTTAACCTCGAAGACGGATCAGTATTCGCAAGTCATGTGAATTTCCTGAACTTCACCAAACATGAACAGCCCAGACCCATTTACATCAACATGGTTCGCGATCCAGTGGAGAGAGTTATCAGCTGGTATTACTACATCCGAGCTCCGTGGGTCTTCGTCCCGGGAAGAAGGCGTAACAATCGCGAAATGCCCAATCCCCAGTGGGTTAACACCGAGTACGACCAGTGCGTTTTAAGTGGTGAAAAGGTATGCACCTACATCGAGAACTCCCTGCTCGAACATGTGGGCGATCATCGGCGACAGACTTTGTTCTTCTGCGGTCACAATGAGTTCCAGTGCACGTGA
- the LOC108035925 gene encoding heparan sulfate 2-O-sulfotransferase pipe isoform X8 — MSLNAERSYKMKLRDVENAFKYRRIPYPKRSVELIALLAISCTFFLFMHTNKLNSRLKEMEVKLQPSEFSALGLTGNHISGHDAGKHDDINTLHGTYQYLKSTGQLENLDASQLNNTPKAERDFIFYNRLEKTGSQSMTRLLKHLGDLHGFSTFRNIVRPSRPMTDSDEDERDLVDQLFELGEYGAYVEHANWVNFTKHGSPRPIYMNMIRDPIQKVISAYYYQRHPLIFAQSLMRNPKKRIQTKKYFDTTFNDCVRNREPPYCVFDAHNPFNGDWRRFSLHLCGNSEICTHFNSETTTQIAKMNVEREYAVVGSWEDTNVTLAVLEAYIPRYFANARSVYYSTTEKFTINSVSHDTHLEKDVEEYLRSSFSFESSS, encoded by the exons TTCCGTGGAGCTGATCGCCCTGCTGGCTATTTCGTGCACCTTCTTCCTGTTCATGCACACGAACAAATTGAACAGTCGCCTCAAGGAGATGGAGGTGAAGCTGCAGCCGTCGGAGTTCTCGGCCCTGGGTCTAACGGGCAACCACATCAGCGGACACGATGCGGGCA AGCACGACGACATCAACACTCTGCATGGCACCTATCAATACCTGAAAAGCACCGGCCAG CTGGAAAACTTGGACGCATCTCAATTGAACAATACCCCCAAAGCGGAGCGGGATTTTATTTTCTACAATCGTCTGGAAAAGACAGGAAGCCAGTCGATGACGCGACTCCTGAAGCATCTGGGTGATCTTCATGGATTTAGCACTTTCAGGAATATAGTCCGACCTTCGAGGCCAATGACTGACAGCGATGAGGATGAGAGGGATCTGGTAGATCAACTCTTCGAACTGGGAGAATACGGTGCCTACGTGGAGCACGCCAATTGGGTCAACTTCACGAAGCACGGCAGTCCCCGACCCATTTACATGAACATGATCCGAGATCCCATACAGAAGGTTATCAGTGCCTACTACTACCAACGCCATCCGCTAATATTCGCCCAGAGCTTGATGCGGAACCCCAAGAAGCGAATTCAGACCAAGAAGTATTTCGACACCACTTTTAACGATTGTGTCAGGAATCGGGAACCCCCATATTGTGTGTTTGATGCCCACAATCCTTTCAACGGCGATTGGAGGAGATTTTCGCTTCACCTCTGTGGAAATTCGGAAATTTGCAC GCATTTTAACTCCGAAACTACAACGCAAATCGCCAAAATGAACGTGGAACGGGAATACGCGGTTGTGGGCAGTTGGGAGGATACAAATGTAACCTTGGCAGTTTTAGAAGCCTACATACCGCGATATTTTGCCAATGCGAGGAGTGTGTACTACA GCACAACCGAAAAGTTTACGATAAACTCGGTTTCGCATGACACTCATCTGGAGAAGGATGTGGAGGAGTACCTGAGGAGCAGTTTCTCCTTCGA ATCCTCCAGCTAA
- the LOC108035925 gene encoding heparan sulfate 2-O-sulfotransferase pipe isoform X6, producing MSLNAERSYKMKLRDVENAFKYRRIPYPKRSVELIALLAISCTFFLFMHTNKLNSRLKEMEVKLQPSEFSALGLTGNHISGHDAGKHDDINTLHGTYQYLKSTGQLENLDASQLNNTPKAERDFIFYNRLEKTGSQSMTRLLKHLGDLHGFSTFRNIVRPSRPMTDSDEDERDLVDQLFELGEYGAYVEHANWVNFTKHGSPRPIYMNMIRDPIQKVISAYYYQRHPLIFAQSLMRNPKKRIQTKKYFDTTFNDCVRNREPPYCVFDAHNPFNGDWRRFSLHLCGNSEICTHFNSETTTQIAKMNVEREYAVVGSWEDTNVTLAVLEAYIPRYFANARSVYYSTTEKFTINSVSHDTHLEKDVEEYLRSSFSFEYELYYFIKQRLYKQYIAVYKDEL from the exons TTCCGTGGAGCTGATCGCCCTGCTGGCTATTTCGTGCACCTTCTTCCTGTTCATGCACACGAACAAATTGAACAGTCGCCTCAAGGAGATGGAGGTGAAGCTGCAGCCGTCGGAGTTCTCGGCCCTGGGTCTAACGGGCAACCACATCAGCGGACACGATGCGGGCA AGCACGACGACATCAACACTCTGCATGGCACCTATCAATACCTGAAAAGCACCGGCCAG CTGGAAAACTTGGACGCATCTCAATTGAACAATACCCCCAAAGCGGAGCGGGATTTTATTTTCTACAATCGTCTGGAAAAGACAGGAAGCCAGTCGATGACGCGACTCCTGAAGCATCTGGGTGATCTTCATGGATTTAGCACTTTCAGGAATATAGTCCGACCTTCGAGGCCAATGACTGACAGCGATGAGGATGAGAGGGATCTGGTAGATCAACTCTTCGAACTGGGAGAATACGGTGCCTACGTGGAGCACGCCAATTGGGTCAACTTCACGAAGCACGGCAGTCCCCGACCCATTTACATGAACATGATCCGAGATCCCATACAGAAGGTTATCAGTGCCTACTACTACCAACGCCATCCGCTAATATTCGCCCAGAGCTTGATGCGGAACCCCAAGAAGCGAATTCAGACCAAGAAGTATTTCGACACCACTTTTAACGATTGTGTCAGGAATCGGGAACCCCCATATTGTGTGTTTGATGCCCACAATCCTTTCAACGGCGATTGGAGGAGATTTTCGCTTCACCTCTGTGGAAATTCGGAAATTTGCAC GCATTTTAACTCCGAAACTACAACGCAAATCGCCAAAATGAACGTGGAACGGGAATACGCGGTTGTGGGCAGTTGGGAGGATACAAATGTAACCTTGGCAGTTTTAGAAGCCTACATACCGCGATATTTTGCCAATGCGAGGAGTGTGTACTACA GCACAACCGAAAAGTTTACGATAAACTCGGTTTCGCATGACACTCATCTGGAGAAGGATGTGGAGGAGTACCTGAGGAGCAGTTTCTCCTTCGAGTATGAGCTATATTACTTTATCAAGCAGCGGCTCTACAAACAGTATATTGCGGTGTATAAGGACGAGTTGTAG
- the LOC108035925 gene encoding heparan sulfate 2-O-sulfotransferase pipe isoform X7, translated as MSLNAERSYKMKLRDVENAFKYRRIPYPKRSVELIALLAISCTFFLFMHTNKLNSRLKEMEVKLQPSEFSALGLTGNHISGHDAGKHDDINTLHGTYQYLKSTGQRVGYNVHDRRSSEEEKRDPTGHGHHHDHHSHHHHVHHQAKIDGHNLRAAHDKQLAVPYNKHKEDEVHYEDDEEDEEEDDDLANGAGTSDDEGINFKADLLNNTKFAEVDFVFFNRVPKVGSQSLMELMARLGKINGFTHARNKGSAHETVIMNKQRQNDLAADLLTRPKPHIYSQHIAYINFTRFHLPKPIYINLIRDPIDRIISWHYYIRAPWYYRDMQAKLGDKAIPMPSEEFMNLDLDTCVKNQDPHCTFTQMQMKNPVGDHRRQTLFFCGMNQKLCM; from the exons TTCCGTGGAGCTGATCGCCCTGCTGGCTATTTCGTGCACCTTCTTCCTGTTCATGCACACGAACAAATTGAACAGTCGCCTCAAGGAGATGGAGGTGAAGCTGCAGCCGTCGGAGTTCTCGGCCCTGGGTCTAACGGGCAACCACATCAGCGGACACGATGCGGGCA AGCACGACGACATCAACACTCTGCATGGCACCTATCAATACCTGAAAAGCACCGGCCAG CGGGTTGGATATAACGTACACGACCGCCGGAGCAGCGAGGAGGAGAAGAGGGATCCAACGGGACATGGTCATCATCACGATCACCACTCGCACCACCACCATGTGCACCATCAGGCAAAGATCGATGGCCATAACCTCAGGGCCGCCCATGACAAGCAACTGGCTGTCCCCTACAATAAGCACAAGGAAGACGAAGTCCACTATGAAGACGACGAGGAAGATGAGGAAGAGGACGATGACCTGGCTAATGGTGCTGGAACCAGTGACGACGAGGGTATCAATTTCAAAGCCGATCTTCTGAACAACACCAAGTTCGCCGAGGTGGACTTTGTCTTCTTCAATCGAGTCCCGAAAGTGGGCAGTCAGTCGTTGATGGAACTGATGGCACGGTTGGGCAAGATCAATGGCTTCACCCATGCTCGGAACAAGGGCAGTGCCCATGAAACGGTCATTATGAACAAACAGAGGCAGAATGATCTTGCAGCTGATCTCCTGACCCGACCAAAGCCCCACATCTATAGCCAGCATATTGCCTACATTAACTTCACTCGCTTCCATTTGCCCAAGCCGATTTACATTAACCTAATCCGAGATCCCATCGATCGGATTATCAGCTGGCATTATTATATTCGGGCACCGTGGTACTACCGCGATATGCAGGCCAAGTTGGGAGACAAGGCGATTCCCATGCCCTCGGAGGAGTTCATGAATCTCGATCTAGACACATGTGTGAAGAACCAGGATCCCCACTGTACCTTCACCCAAATGCAGATGAAGAACCCGGTGGGCGATCACCGCCGGCAGACGCTATTCTTCTGTGGCATGAATCAGAAGCTGTGCATGTAA
- the LOC108035925 gene encoding heparan sulfate 2-O-sulfotransferase pipe isoform X2 — protein sequence MSLNAERSYKMKLRDVENAFKYRRIPYPKRSVELIALLAISCTFFLFMHTNKLNSRLKEMEVKLQPSEFSALGLTGNHISGHDAGKHDDINTLHGTYQYLKSTGQLKHLTTAQLNNTPRAQVDTIFFNRITKTGSEKMMELLKILGKRNNFEARRDVEGFYEVVLMHDAYAKNFLRTEVLNCTTANTYTKHVAFIDFDLLYEPWPIYINLVRDPIERLVSWFYYARAPWYLAERRQVFGDAVKMPSIEWLKKDFNRCIEERDPECVYEQMEVGNLGDHRRQSLYLCGQVQAVCMPFNSHEAMQQAKKNVEEHYAVVGTWEDTNITLSVLEGYIPRFFSGAKDEYYALKSKLGNVNRNVFRPTISDKTRNILSQNLTREIELYQFVRHRLYKQYIALQLEANPKLRQ from the exons TTCCGTGGAGCTGATCGCCCTGCTGGCTATTTCGTGCACCTTCTTCCTGTTCATGCACACGAACAAATTGAACAGTCGCCTCAAGGAGATGGAGGTGAAGCTGCAGCCGTCGGAGTTCTCGGCCCTGGGTCTAACGGGCAACCACATCAGCGGACACGATGCGGGCA AGCACGACGACATCAACACTCTGCATGGCACCTATCAATACCTGAAAAGCACCGGCCAG CTTAAGCACCTGACCACCGCACAGCTGAACAACACCCCCCGAGCCCAGGTGGACACGATATTCTTCAATCGGATCACAAAGACTGGCAGCGAGAAGATGATGGAGTTGCTCAAGATCCTGGGCAAGCGCAATAACTTCGAGGCGCGTCGCGATGTCGAGGGATTCTACGAAGTGGTCTTGATGCACGACGCCTATGCCAAAAACTTTCTTCGCACCGAAGTGCTGAACTGCACGACGGCCAACACCTACACCAAGCACGTTGCCTTCATAGACTTTGACCTGTTGTACGAGCCCTGGCCCATATACATCAACTTGGTGCGAGACCCCATAGAGCGGTTGGTCAGTTGGTTTTATTATGCCCGCGCCCCTTGGTACTTGGCCGAGAGAAGGCAGGTCTTTGGGGACGCCGTCAAAATGCCCAGTATAGAGTGGCTCAAAAAGGACTTTAACCGCTGCATCGAGGAGCGTGATCCCGAGTGCGTGTACGAGCAAATGGAAGTGGGCAACCTGGGCGACCACCGGCGGCAGTCCCTATATCTTTGCGGCCAGGTCCAGGCGGTGTGCAT GCCCTTCAACTCCCATGAGGCCATGCAGCAGGCCAAGAAGAATGTGGAGGAGCATTACGCCGTGGTTGGAACCTGGGAGGATACGAATATCACGCTGTCGGTTTTAGAGGGCTACATCCCACGATTCTTCAGTGGGGCCAAAGACGAGTACTACGCCTTGAAGAGCAAGTTGGGGAATGTAAACCGCAATGTGTTCAGACCGACTATTAGCGACAAGACGAGGAACATACTCAGCCAAAATCTCACCCGAGAAATCGAGTTGTATCAGTTCGTCAGACATCGTCTGTATAAGCAGTATATAGCCCTACAGCTGGAAGCCAATCCCAAGCTGAGGCAGTAG
- the LOC108035925 gene encoding heparan sulfate 2-O-sulfotransferase pipe isoform X5 yields MSLNAERSYKMKLRDVENAFKYRRIPYPKRSVELIALLAISCTFFLFMHTNKLNSRLKEMEVKLQPSEFSALGLTGNHISGHDAGKHDDINTLHGTYQYLKSTGQLASLSSKKLNNTRHSQLEVIFFNRGAKVGSEALMELTQTMAPYNNMTVVTKGPINVISRTRSPKERMIQAIWVTELEPGTIYIEHCNWLDFRRYQLPRPIYINLVRDPVERMISWYYYVRSSYRNAIHHRRFPNAPIQPEKWFKKSYNDCVRSGDPECQYVPGSIKEAVGNYKRQTLFFCGHDRVCLPFDSQRAIQLAKAHVERDYAVVGTWEETNITLAVFEAYIPRFFKGVRNIFELHSKAIRNRNRNNRKPLIDPDVREMVRRNFTNEYEFYYFCKQRLYKQYLALQLENNLH; encoded by the exons TTCCGTGGAGCTGATCGCCCTGCTGGCTATTTCGTGCACCTTCTTCCTGTTCATGCACACGAACAAATTGAACAGTCGCCTCAAGGAGATGGAGGTGAAGCTGCAGCCGTCGGAGTTCTCGGCCCTGGGTCTAACGGGCAACCACATCAGCGGACACGATGCGGGCA AGCACGACGACATCAACACTCTGCATGGCACCTATCAATACCTGAAAAGCACCGGCCAG CTTGCTTCGTTGAGTAGCAAAAAGTTGAACAACACTCGACATTCTCAACTGGAGGTGATCTTTTTCAATCGTGGGGCCAAAGTTGGAAGCGAGGCTTTGATGGAACTCACCCAAACGATGGCTCCCTACAATAACATGACAGTAGTCACCAAAGGACCAATAAATGTTATATCCCGAACACGGTCGCCTAAAGAACGAATGATACAGGCCATTTGGGTGACAGAGTTGGAGCCAGGCACTATATACATTGAACATTGCAATTGGTTGGATTTCCGGAGATATCAGTTGCCCAGACCCATCTACATCAACTTGGTTCGCGACCCCGTGGAGCGGATGATCAGTTGGTATTACTACGTTCGCAGTAGTTATCGCAACGCCATCCACCATCGACGATTTCCCAACGCGCCGATACAACCGGAGAAGTGGTTCAAAAAGAGCTACAATGATTGTGTTCGCAGTGGTGACCCCGAGTGCCAATATGTACCTGGAAGTATTAAAGAGGCGGTCGGTAACTACAAAAGGCAAACTCTCTTCTTCTGCGGTCACGATCGAGTGTGCTT ACCCTTCGACTCCCAGCGTGCCATTCAGTTAGCCAAAGCACATGTGGAACGGGACTACGCTGTTGTGGGAACTTGGGAGGAGACCAACATAACCCTGGCTGTATTTGAAGCGTACATCCCAAGGTTCTTCAAGGGAGTCAGGAATATATTTGAGT TGCACAGCAAAGCTATTCGAAATCGGAATCGCAATAATCGCAAGCCCCTCATAGATCCTGATGTTAGAGAGATGGTAAGGCGGAACTTTACCAACGAATATGAGTTCTACTACTTCTGCAAGCAGCGTTTGTATAAGCAATATTTGGCCCTGCAACTCGAGAACAATCTTCATTAA
- the LOC108035925 gene encoding heparan sulfate 2-O-sulfotransferase pipe isoform X1 gives MSLNAERSYKMKLRDVENAFKYRRIPYPKRSVELIALLAISCTFFLFMHTNKLNSRLKEMEVKLQPSEFSALGLTGNHISGHDAGKHDDINTLHGTYQYLKSTGQMSSLNVRDLNNTRKAQMELVFFNRVPKVGSQTFMELLRRLSERNNFQFHRDAVQKVETIRLAEDQQQEMAEVISELPEPSVFIKHVCFTNFTKFNLPKPIYLNVVRDPVERVISWFYYVRAPWYFVERKAAFPDLPLPHPAWLKKDFETCVLNGDQECTYTQGVTVEGIGDHRRQSLFFCGHDYECTPFNTLGALERAKFAVEQQYAVVGVLEDLNTTLSVLEKYVPRFFEGVRDIYATSAEYLTKINKNNFKPPVSEHVKDIVRRNFTNEIEFYQFCRQRLHKQYLAAHLPQRIITDSAHLPGLIDN, from the exons TTCCGTGGAGCTGATCGCCCTGCTGGCTATTTCGTGCACCTTCTTCCTGTTCATGCACACGAACAAATTGAACAGTCGCCTCAAGGAGATGGAGGTGAAGCTGCAGCCGTCGGAGTTCTCGGCCCTGGGTCTAACGGGCAACCACATCAGCGGACACGATGCGGGCA AGCACGACGACATCAACACTCTGCATGGCACCTATCAATACCTGAAAAGCACCGGCCAG ATGTCGTCCTTAAACGTGAGGGATTTAAATAATACCCGCAAGGCTCAAATGGAACTGGTATTTTTCAATCGAGTTCCTAAAGTTGGAAGTCAGACGTTCATGGAGCTTCTTCGGAGACTTTCGGAGCGTAATAATTTTCAGTTCCATCGCGACGCCGTCCAAAAAGTGGAGACAATTCGTTTGGCTGAGGACCAGCAGCAGGAAATGGCCGAAGTGATCAGTGAGCTCCCGGAACCTTCGGTCTTTATCAAGCATGTGTGCTTTACCAACTTTACCAAGTTCAATCTGCCCAAACCAATTTACCTAAATGTGGTGCGTGATCCCGTGGAGCGTGTCATCAGCTGGTTTTACTACGTGAGGGCTCCTTGGTACTTTGTGGAGCGGAAAGCAGCGTTTCCCGATCTACCATTGCCCCATCCAGCTTGGCTTAAAAAGGATTTTGAAACCTGTGTTCTCAATGGCGATCAGGAGTGCACCTACACTCAGGGAGTCACTGTTGAGGGAATCGGCGATCATCGCAGACAGAGCTTATTTTTCTGTGGTCACGACTACGAGTGCAC ACCTTTTAACACTTTGGGTGCTCTTGAACGAGCCAAATTTGCCGTAGAGCAGCAGTATGCTGTTGTCGGTGTACTCGAAGATCTCAACACCACACTCTCCGTCCTGGAAAAATATGTACCACGATTTTTTGAGGGTGTTCGAGACATTTACGCAA CCAGCGCTGAATACCTAACGAAGATCAATAAGAACAACTTCAAGCCGCCGGTCAGCGAGCATGTAAAGGATATTGTGCGTCGGAACTTTACAAATGAGATCGAGTTCTATCAGTTTTGCCGCCAGAGACTCCACAAACAATATTTAGCTGCCCACCTACCCCAGCGAATTATCACAGATTCTGCCCATCTGCCCGGCTTAATTGACAATTAA
- the LOC127010830 gene encoding heparan sulfate 2-O-sulfotransferase pipe-like — protein sequence MQKAKRTVETEYAVVGTWEDTNITLSVLEAYIPRFFRHAKVAYYLGKDRLSRVNRNNVTRIVSDETRLILRKNLTNEIEFYEFCKQRLYLQYAALNHGKRFGEDDYLLVPEQQNDYNEEY from the exons ATGCAGAAGGCCAAGCGAACTGTGGAGACGGAGTACGCTGTGGTGGGCACCTGGGAAGATACAAATATTACGCTCTCCGTACTGGAGGCCTACATACCACGATTTTTCCGCCATGCCAAAGTGGCCTACTACT TGGGCAAAGACCGTCTGTCGCGAGTAAATCGCAACAATGTCACTCGAATCGTCAGCGACGAAACTCGACTTATTTTGAGGAAAAATCTTACCAACGAGATCGAGTTTTACGAGTTTTGCAAACAGCGTTTGTATCTTCAGTATGCTGCGTTAAACCATGGAAAGCGATTTGGGGAGGATGACTACCTTTTGGTGCCCGAACAGCAAAACGATTACAACGAGGAGTATTAG